One window of Populus nigra chromosome 5, ddPopNigr1.1, whole genome shotgun sequence genomic DNA carries:
- the LOC133694139 gene encoding cytochrome b561 domain-containing protein At2g30890-like isoform X2, producing the protein MQLLQKLVSFTTCAYLVILLLLPFVNSTQEQLKTTGTRTNNENIMDKLSPKLLFEITLHGFLLWASMGFLMPVGILAIRMSHREACGRRLKILFYVHSISQMLSVLLSTAGAVMSIKNFNNSFDNHHQRIGVGLYGIVWLQALTGLLRPRRGSKGRSLWFFVHWITGTAVSLLGIISIYTGLQAYHQKTSRSIHLWTILFTTEVSFIIFFYLFQDKWVYIQKQGVILSDEPVRPTHQVICPGEKKKESATESC; encoded by the exons ATGCAACTTCTGCAGAAACTGGTTTCTTTCACCACCTGTGCGTATCttgttattcttcttcttctaccatTTGTCAACTCAACTCAAGAACAGTTGAAAACCACAGGCACTCGTACTAACAACGAGAACATCATGGACAAG TTAAGTCCTAAACTACTGTTTGAGATTACACTCCATGGATTTCTCCTGTGGGCCTCAATGGGATTCCTAATGCCTGTTGGGATACTCGCTATCAGAATGTCACACAGAGAGGCATGCGGAAGAAGGCTTAAGATTCTTTTCTATGTTCATTCTATTTCACAG ATGCTTTCTGTACTTCTCTCCACAGCAGGAGCAGTAATGTCTATAAAAAACTTCAACAACTCATTCGACAATCACCATCAACGAATAGGCGTAGGCCTATATGGTATAGTATGGTTACAAGCCCTCACTGGGCTTCTACGACCGCGGCG GGGATCTAAAGGAAGAAGTTTGTGGTTTTTTGTGCACTGGATAACTGGAACTGCAGTATCTCTGCTGGGAATCATCAGCATATATACAGGATTACAAGCTTACCATCAGAAGACATCAAGAAGTATACATCTTTGGACTATACTTTTCACCACTGAGGTCTCTTTCATTATCttcttttacctgttccaggacAAGTGGGTTTATATACAAAAGCAAGGAGTCATTTTGAGTGATGAACCAGTGAGGCCCACTCATCAAGTAATTTGTCCaggtgaaaagaaaaaggaatcaGCAACCGAGTCTTGTTGA
- the LOC133694777 gene encoding GDSL esterase/lipase At4g10955-like, which yields MANSSGEVQEGQTVVVQEEEAHPYAFHVSGPRNVASPNWRDLINSSWKNENHKRTVFSCFIQAVYLLETDRQENRTEENALAPNWWRSFKYKLTQTLVDERDGSIFGAVLEWDRAAALADMVLIRPSGAPKAVLALRGTLLKGPTILRDIEDDLRFLAWESLKGSVRFKVALEALRSVAEMYGSRNVCVAGHSLGAGFALQVGKALAKEGMYVEAHLFNPPSVSMAMSLRNIGERAGFAWNRFKSMLPSSSETQATSDGGETANTVGLRSWIPLSGYKTSMGLKNWVPNLYVNNSDYICCSYTDPDGTENKQADKENAGPGNGQVAAKLFVMSKGKQKFLEAHGLEQWWSDDVQLQQALHNSKLMSRQLKSLYTFPASQPTQRTPQ from the exons ATGGCGAACAGTAGTGGTGAAGTACAAGAGGGGCAGACAGTGGTGgttcaagaagaagaagcgCACCCATATGCATTTCATGTTTCCGGGCCTCGAAATGTGGCCTCTCCTAATTGGAGAGACCTTATCAATTCTAGCTG GAAGAATGAGAACCACAAGCGAACAGTATTCTCCTGCTTCATTCAAGCAGTTTACTTGCTTGAAACTGACAGACAAGAGAACAGAACTGAGGAAAATGCACTTGCTCCAAATTGGTGGCGAAGCTTCAAATACAAATTGACCCAAACCTTAGTTGATGAAAGAGATGGATCTATATTTGGTGCAGTACTAGAATGGGATCGAGCTGCAGCATTAGCTGACATGGTTCTTATTAGACCTAGTGGAGCACCAAAGGCTGTTTTAGCACTTCGAGGAACATTACTCAAAGGCCCCACAATCCTGAGGGATATTGAAGATGACCTCCGTTTTCTAGCCTGGGAAAGTTTGAAAGGTTCTGTCAGATTCAAAGTAGCACTGGAGGCATTAAGATCAGTTGCTGAAATGTATGGAAGCAGGAACGTATGTGTAGCTGGTCATTCCTTGGGGGCTGGTTTTGCTCTCCAGGTGGGAAAAGCATTAGCTAAAGAAGGTATGTATGTGGAGGCCCATTTATTTAACCCGCCTTCTGTTTCTATGGCAATGAGCTTAAGAAACATAGGAGAAAGGGCTGGGTTTGCTTGGAATAGATTTAAGTCAATGCTTCCTTCTAGTAGTGAAACTCAGGCCACCAGTGACGGGGGGGAGACGGCTAATACTGTAGGATTGAGGAGCTGGATACCTCTTTCAGGTTATAAAACTTCTATGGGATTAAAAAATTGGGTGCCTAATTTGTATGTGAACAATAGTGACTATATCTGTTGCTCCTACACCGACCCAGATGGAACTGAAAATAAACAAGCTGACAAGGAGAATGCAGGTCCTGGAAATGGGCAAGTTGCAGCGAAACTGTTTGTGATGTCCAAAGGAAAACAGAAGTTTCTTGAGGCTCATGGATTGGAGCAATGGTGGTCTGATGATGTGCAGcttcaacaggctctgcataacAGCAAGCTCATGAGCAGGCAGCTGAAATCGCTGTATACTTTCCCAGCTTCACAACCAACACAGCGAACCCCACAATGA
- the LOC133693883 gene encoding uncharacterized protein LOC133693883, which translates to MASSSLSQVSTSTTSLPFLIPKHKHFFKLHPSSFSCTKTLAQSEGTASGVTTEQDPPSFSGSLSSTRTQLDLLEQLTSTSSPADGYESDGSSGKLTIRDQLARLVGDRDDDFSIPLGKKNLKKVSANFLTVSQKRNIRRQAYLNEVSQRNDSVFFATIGAFIILPPTLILGIAIIIGYVQLFP; encoded by the exons ATGGCCTCTTCTTCCCTTTCCCAAGTATCTACTTCCACCACCAGTCTTCCATTTCTAATCCCAAAACACAAGCACTTCTTCAAGCTCCACCcgtcttctttttcttgtacTAAAACACTTGCTCAATCAGAAGGTACTGCAAGTGGAGTTACAACAGAACAAGACCCTCCTTCCTTTTCAG GCTCACTGTCTTCCACACGCACACAGCTCGATCTCTTGGAACAACTCACCTCTACCAGCTCACCCGCTGATG GTTATGAGAGTGATGGTAGTTCTGGTAAACTTACAATTCGTGACCAGCTGGCGCGATTGGTTGGAGATAGAGATGATGATTTCAGTATTCCACTGggtaaaaaaaacctgaagaaGGTTAGTGCCAACTTCCTAACTGTTTCGCAGAAGAGAAACATCAGAAGACAAGCTTACTTGAATGAAGTATCACAAAGGAATGATTCAGTTTTCTTTGCCACTATCGGAGCTTTCATTATTCTTCCACCGACTCTAATCTTAGGAATTGCCATAATAATTGGTTATGTGCAGCTTTTCCCATGA
- the LOC133694139 gene encoding cytochrome b561 domain-containing protein At2g30890-like isoform X1 codes for MQLLQKLVSFTTCAYLVILLLLPFVNSTQEQLKTTGTRTNNENIMDKLSPKLLFEITLHGFLLWASMGFLMPVGILAIRMSHREACGRRLKILFYVHSISQQMLSVLLSTAGAVMSIKNFNNSFDNHHQRIGVGLYGIVWLQALTGLLRPRRGSKGRSLWFFVHWITGTAVSLLGIISIYTGLQAYHQKTSRSIHLWTILFTTEVSFIIFFYLFQDKWVYIQKQGVILSDEPVRPTHQVICPGEKKKESATESC; via the exons ATGCAACTTCTGCAGAAACTGGTTTCTTTCACCACCTGTGCGTATCttgttattcttcttcttctaccatTTGTCAACTCAACTCAAGAACAGTTGAAAACCACAGGCACTCGTACTAACAACGAGAACATCATGGACAAG TTAAGTCCTAAACTACTGTTTGAGATTACACTCCATGGATTTCTCCTGTGGGCCTCAATGGGATTCCTAATGCCTGTTGGGATACTCGCTATCAGAATGTCACACAGAGAGGCATGCGGAAGAAGGCTTAAGATTCTTTTCTATGTTCATTCTATTTCACAG CAGATGCTTTCTGTACTTCTCTCCACAGCAGGAGCAGTAATGTCTATAAAAAACTTCAACAACTCATTCGACAATCACCATCAACGAATAGGCGTAGGCCTATATGGTATAGTATGGTTACAAGCCCTCACTGGGCTTCTACGACCGCGGCG GGGATCTAAAGGAAGAAGTTTGTGGTTTTTTGTGCACTGGATAACTGGAACTGCAGTATCTCTGCTGGGAATCATCAGCATATATACAGGATTACAAGCTTACCATCAGAAGACATCAAGAAGTATACATCTTTGGACTATACTTTTCACCACTGAGGTCTCTTTCATTATCttcttttacctgttccaggacAAGTGGGTTTATATACAAAAGCAAGGAGTCATTTTGAGTGATGAACCAGTGAGGCCCACTCATCAAGTAATTTGTCCaggtgaaaagaaaaaggaatcaGCAACCGAGTCTTGTTGA